Proteins encoded by one window of Bacteroidota bacterium:
- a CDS encoding nucleotidyltransferase domain-containing protein: MNIEQLKKSGTIIFECISGSRAYNLDTQHSDTDIRGVFILPKDQFYGLEQVDQINNDTNDIVYYELKKFIELLKRNNPNILELVNMPAKYIIYKHPLFDLIKPEMFLSKLCEQSFVNYAYTQIKKARGLNKKILNPMEKVRKSLIDFCYLYVDNIATPLAGFLQKKGWSQQFCGLSAVTHMQDCFNLFYDENGMYKGVYNKENSNDVSLSSIPKGEVACGLLYFNRSAYSSYCKSFKEYLEWEEKRNENRYLSTISHNKNYDAKNIMHTFRLLIMAEEIAIQGEINVERKDREFLLDIKSGKFEYDDLLAKAEVKKEALAKLFKESDLPDSPDENKINNLLLHIRTQFYKEKYGN, translated from the coding sequence ATGAATATTGAACAACTTAAAAAATCAGGTACAATTATATTTGAATGTATAAGTGGTAGCAGGGCATACAACCTTGATACACAACATTCTGATACTGATATTAGGGGTGTTTTTATATTACCGAAAGATCAATTTTATGGATTGGAACAGGTAGACCAAATTAATAACGACACAAATGATATTGTTTATTATGAACTCAAAAAATTTATAGAATTACTAAAACGCAATAACCCAAATATTTTAGAGTTGGTCAATATGCCTGCAAAGTATATTATATATAAACATCCTCTTTTCGATTTAATAAAACCGGAAATGTTTCTATCGAAACTTTGTGAGCAATCTTTTGTAAATTATGCCTACACCCAAATTAAAAAGGCCAGAGGACTGAATAAAAAGATTCTTAATCCAATGGAGAAGGTAAGAAAGTCGTTGATTGATTTTTGTTATTTATATGTAGATAATATTGCAACTCCGCTTGCAGGTTTTCTACAAAAAAAAGGTTGGTCGCAGCAATTTTGTGGATTATCAGCAGTGACTCACATGCAGGATTGTTTTAATTTGTTTTATGACGAGAATGGTATGTATAAGGGGGTTTACAATAAGGAAAATTCGAATGATGTTTCATTGAGCTCAATTCCAAAAGGAGAGGTTGCGTGCGGTTTATTATACTTTAACAGATCTGCCTATTCATCCTATTGCAAGTCATTTAAAGAGTATCTCGAATGGGAAGAAAAACGAAATGAAAACAGATATCTATCCACTATAAGTCATAATAAGAATTATGATGCAAAAAATATCATGCATACTTTTCGTTTATTGATCATGGCAGAAGAAATTGCTATACAGGGTGAAATTAATGTTGAGCGAAAAGACAGAGAATTTTTATTGGATATAAAATCAGGAAAATTCGAATATGATGATCTTCTTGCAAAAGCAGAAGTTAAGAAAGAAGCACTGGCAAAACTTTTTAAAGAATCAGATTTGCCGGATTCTCCCGATGAAAATAAAATAAATAATTTATTGTTACATATCAGAACACAATTTTATAAAGAAAAATATGGAAATTAA
- a CDS encoding nucleotidyltransferase domain-containing protein — protein sequence MENEIIKQLGLVSSNYNVKILQACESGSRAWGFASPDSDFDVRFIYKNKPEWYLNLWEQCDFIQFMTKDDLDGSGWDLAKAIKLLAKSNIPLLEWINSPIQYIYNESFIKKMKSFAEVCFSPISAIHHYIGTTKNFIETTDKEEVKLKSLFYALRTALAGKWIIEFQTMPPVLLTEMLILTDKAMETRINELIQYKKTKDESYFYPKDEMINTFILETINFNEMYAKTLSPGKNIKKELNEFFIEEIHRL from the coding sequence ATGGAGAATGAAATAATAAAACAACTCGGTTTAGTGAGCTCGAATTATAATGTAAAAATCTTACAGGCATGTGAATCAGGTAGTCGTGCATGGGGATTTGCATCTCCCGATAGTGATTTTGATGTTAGATTTATTTATAAAAACAAACCCGAATGGTATTTGAATCTTTGGGAGCAATGTGATTTTATTCAATTTATGACCAAGGATGATCTTGATGGTTCGGGATGGGATCTAGCTAAAGCAATAAAACTTTTAGCGAAATCAAATATTCCACTTCTGGAATGGATAAACTCGCCAATTCAATATATATACAATGAATCCTTCATAAAAAAAATGAAAAGTTTTGCGGAAGTTTGTTTCTCACCTATAAGTGCAATACATCATTATATAGGCACAACAAAAAATTTTATTGAGACAACAGATAAGGAAGAAGTAAAACTTAAAAGTCTGTTTTATGCACTCAGAACTGCCCTCGCGGGCAAATGGATAATAGAATTTCAAACCATGCCTCCCGTGTTGTTAACTGAAATGTTAATATTAACGGATAAGGCAATGGAAACCAGAATAAATGAATTAATACAATACAAAAAAACAAAAGATGAAAGTTATTTTTATCCAAAGGACGAAATGATAAATACATTTATATTGGAAACTATAAATTTTAATGAAATGTATGCTAAAACATTAAGCCCGGGAAAAAATATAAAAAAGGAATTGAACGAATTTTTTATAGAAGAAATACATAGGCTTTAA
- a CDS encoding 3' terminal RNA ribose 2'-O-methyltransferase Hen1, whose product MVLTISTTHYPATDLGYLLHKHPDKFQTFDLSVGKVHVFYPEKSDEKTTISILLDIDPIEMVRGSKNIGGSDFSLGNYVNDRPYVASSFMSVALSKAFSSAMNGRCKDKPELVDVKLPFEVTIAVVAAPKGGEILIRKLFEPLGYTVGLSPQLLDSKFPEWGNSKYFTLTLKNNLTTKELLSHLYVLIPALDNDKHYFVSENEIEKLLEKGEGWLKEHPERELIIRRYLINISSLSRRAIERISEGEVKENLGDDSSENTEIQKRRETLHDKRINLVAQKIIESGAKTILDLGCGEGKLIRKLIKQKQFNKISGMDVSYQELLKAKERLHFEEMSPNLKEKIDLFQGSLTYQDPRLEGFEAAAIVEVIEHLEPNRLNAFERVLFEFAKPEIIFLTTPNKEYNIMWASMDQEAMRHDDHRFEWTRQEFKDWADKISATYNYAVEIIPVGEEEENIGAPSQMAIFKYGE is encoded by the coding sequence ATGGTCCTAACAATTTCGACTACACATTATCCGGCGACAGACCTGGGATATTTATTACATAAACATCCCGATAAATTTCAAACCTTTGATTTATCGGTAGGGAAGGTTCATGTATTTTATCCTGAAAAGAGTGATGAAAAAACAACGATCAGTATTTTACTGGATATTGATCCTATTGAAATGGTGAGGGGATCTAAAAATATCGGAGGTTCCGATTTTTCATTGGGAAATTATGTTAATGATAGACCTTATGTTGCATCATCATTTATGAGTGTTGCACTCTCCAAGGCATTTTCATCTGCAATGAACGGCCGCTGCAAAGACAAACCTGAATTAGTGGATGTAAAACTCCCTTTTGAGGTTACAATTGCTGTTGTTGCCGCACCAAAAGGTGGTGAGATATTGATCAGAAAATTATTTGAACCACTTGGATATACTGTAGGATTATCACCGCAATTACTCGACTCAAAATTTCCGGAATGGGGAAACAGCAAATATTTTACATTAACATTAAAAAATAATTTAACCACTAAAGAATTGCTTTCTCATTTATATGTGTTAATTCCTGCATTGGATAACGATAAACACTATTTTGTGAGTGAAAATGAAATTGAAAAATTACTCGAAAAGGGTGAAGGCTGGTTAAAGGAACATCCTGAAAGGGAATTGATCATAAGAAGGTATTTAATAAATATTTCATCATTATCCAGAAGAGCGATAGAACGAATAAGTGAAGGCGAGGTGAAGGAAAACTTAGGTGATGATAGTTCTGAAAATACTGAAATTCAAAAAAGAAGAGAAACGCTTCACGATAAACGGATTAATCTTGTTGCACAAAAGATCATTGAATCTGGTGCAAAAACAATTCTTGATCTCGGATGTGGCGAAGGTAAATTGATTAGAAAATTAATAAAACAAAAACAATTTAATAAAATCAGTGGAATGGATGTTTCTTATCAGGAGCTTTTAAAAGCAAAAGAAAGGTTGCATTTTGAGGAGATGTCGCCAAACTTAAAAGAAAAAATAGATTTATTTCAGGGCTCTTTAACATATCAGGATCCAAGGTTGGAAGGTTTTGAAGCTGCTGCAATTGTGGAAGTGATAGAACATCTTGAGCCAAATCGGCTGAATGCATTTGAAAGAGTATTATTTGAATTTGCAAAACCGGAAATAATATTTTTAACAACTCCCAACAAAGAATATAATATCATGTGGGCGAGCATGGATCAAGAGGCAATGCGGCACGACGATCATCGTTTTGAATGGACACGACAAGAATTTAAAGATTGGGCAGATAAAATTTCAGCTACATATAATTACGCAGTAGAAATAATACCTGTTGGAGAAGAAGAAGAAAACATTGGAGCTCCCTCACAAATGGCAATATTTAAATATGGAGAATGA
- the nadB gene encoding L-aspartate oxidase: protein MYKTDFLVIGSGIAGLTFALKTAKRFPDKKVIIITKAEEEETNTKYAQGGIAAVWDFEKDSFDKHIEDTMIAGDGLCNREIVEIVVKEGPERVREIINWGTDFDKTKTGEYSLGKEGGHSEFRVLHHKDITGKEIEKTLIEEANALPNIEILIHHFVIDIITQHHQGRIVTRHTPDISCFGVYVLNKKNKTIEKIISKITLMASGGAGQVYKNTTNPLIATGDGMAMVYRAKGRVANMEFVQFHPTSLYQAGVSPSFLITEAIRGAGAVLKTLDGKEFMQKYDERGSLAPRDIVARAIDNEMKIRGDDFVFLDCTKISKEEIHDHFPNIFEKCLSIGINIEKDFIPVAPAAHYMCGGIMVDKNGISSIKNLYACGECSSTGLHGANRLASNSLLEALVFAHRIYLDAAEKINSLELQENIPDWNALGTNDPKEMVMITQSIRELKEVMTNYVGIVRGNERLERAMNRLHLLYTETENMYETTTISPQLCELRNLITVGFLITRGAAARKESRGLHYTTDFPDKSAWAEDSLF from the coding sequence ATGTATAAAACAGATTTTTTGGTAATAGGCTCCGGAATTGCTGGATTGACATTTGCACTTAAAACAGCAAAACGTTTTCCGGATAAAAAGGTGATCATTATTACCAAGGCAGAAGAAGAGGAAACCAATACCAAATATGCACAGGGCGGTATTGCTGCCGTTTGGGATTTTGAAAAGGATTCATTTGACAAACATATAGAGGATACCATGATAGCCGGCGACGGGTTGTGCAATCGGGAGATAGTGGAAATTGTGGTAAAGGAGGGTCCGGAACGCGTGCGGGAGATCATTAATTGGGGAACAGATTTCGACAAAACAAAAACCGGCGAATATTCATTGGGCAAAGAAGGTGGTCACAGCGAATTTCGTGTTTTACATCACAAGGATATTACCGGAAAAGAAATTGAAAAAACGCTCATAGAAGAAGCAAATGCACTTCCCAATATTGAAATATTAATTCATCATTTTGTTATTGATATTATCACGCAACATCATCAGGGGAGAATTGTGACAAGACATACTCCTGACATCAGCTGTTTTGGTGTTTATGTTTTAAATAAAAAAAATAAAACGATAGAAAAAATAATTTCGAAAATTACCCTGATGGCAAGTGGTGGCGCCGGACAAGTATATAAAAATACCACTAATCCGCTTATTGCAACAGGAGATGGAATGGCGATGGTTTATCGCGCAAAAGGAAGGGTTGCAAATATGGAATTTGTGCAATTTCATCCAACTTCTTTATATCAGGCAGGAGTTTCTCCATCATTTTTAATTACAGAAGCCATTCGTGGAGCAGGAGCGGTATTAAAAACATTGGATGGAAAAGAATTTATGCAGAAGTACGATGAAAGAGGTTCTTTGGCACCAAGAGATATTGTTGCCCGCGCCATAGATAATGAAATGAAAATTCGCGGTGATGATTTTGTATTTCTCGATTGTACAAAAATAAGTAAGGAAGAAATACACGATCACTTTCCGAATATTTTTGAAAAATGTTTGTCAATCGGAATTAATATTGAAAAAGATTTTATTCCTGTAGCACCGGCTGCGCATTATATGTGTGGAGGAATTATGGTAGATAAAAATGGAATTTCTTCCATAAAGAATTTATATGCATGTGGCGAATGCAGCTCAACCGGATTGCACGGTGCAAACAGATTGGCGAGTAATTCACTATTGGAGGCTTTAGTTTTTGCGCATAGAATTTATCTTGATGCCGCGGAAAAAATAAATTCACTCGAACTACAGGAAAATATTCCCGACTGGAATGCATTAGGGACAAATGATCCCAAGGAGATGGTTATGATAACGCAGAGTATCCGTGAATTAAAAGAAGTGATGACAAATTATGTTGGTATTGTGCGCGGTAACGAACGACTTGAACGCGCAATGAACAGATTACATTTATTGTATACAGAAACAGAAAACATGTATGAAACAACAACAATTTCTCCCCAATTATGTGAATTGCGCAATTTAATTACCGTCGGATTTTTGATAACACGCGGAGCAGCTGCCCGAAAAGAAAGCCGCGGATTGCATTATACCACCGATTTTCCTGATAAATCAGCATGGGCGGAAGACAGTTTGTTTTAA
- a CDS encoding VanW family protein — MKQRKLLSQRHPFLYFIAVWMRRSVRYYYWCFDNKKYAGKRSVEKLENRIKKHQSVLLKKLGESDKQLQINKVTNLKIASEKINGIIIRPGETFSFCKLVGLPTKRKGYLLGMELTFGEARAGIGGGICQISNLIHWLVMHSPLTVIERYHHSFDPFPDDGRVLPFGSGATVFYNYRDYQFTNKTIHTFQINLWFTDKCLEGELRINNELDYAYHVFEKDHEFIKMEDKFFRKNEIWREKILKFEGGKVVETELLTKNFARVTYTPETYSENKSKTSLPIKN; from the coding sequence ATGAAACAACGCAAATTACTCAGTCAACGGCATCCCTTTTTATATTTCATTGCAGTATGGATGAGGAGAAGTGTGCGATATTATTATTGGTGTTTTGATAATAAAAAATATGCAGGAAAAAGATCTGTTGAGAAACTTGAAAACAGAATTAAAAAACATCAATCGGTTTTATTAAAAAAATTGGGGGAAAGTGATAAACAATTACAGATAAATAAAGTAACAAATTTAAAGATCGCTTCAGAAAAAATTAATGGTATAATTATCAGACCCGGTGAAACATTTTCCTTTTGTAAATTAGTGGGATTACCAACAAAAAGAAAGGGTTATTTGCTGGGTATGGAATTAACTTTCGGCGAGGCCAGAGCGGGTATTGGCGGTGGAATTTGCCAGATCTCCAATCTGATTCACTGGTTAGTGATGCATAGTCCACTTACGGTGATAGAACGATACCATCATTCCTTTGACCCTTTTCCCGATGATGGAAGAGTATTGCCTTTTGGCAGCGGCGCTACTGTTTTTTATAATTATCGCGATTATCAATTTACAAATAAGACGATACATACTTTTCAAATTAATTTGTGGTTTACCGATAAATGTCTCGAAGGGGAATTGCGCATCAACAACGAACTTGATTATGCCTACCACGTTTTTGAAAAAGACCATGAATTTATAAAAATGGAAGATAAATTCTTTCGCAAAAATGAGATATGGCGTGAAAAGATATTAAAATTTGAAGGGGGCAAAGTGGTGGAAACAGAATTGCTAACAAAAAATTTTGCCAGAGTAACCTATACCCCGGAAACATATTCAGAAAATAAAAGTAAAACCTCTTTGCCGATCAAAAATTAA
- a CDS encoding DUF3109 family protein, with amino-acid sequence MIIIQQTLVSEDILDKEFVCNLSACHGACCVEGDEGAFVDKNERKMLEKVYPAVKEYLTKDGIKAIEQQGYYITNDEGVLKTPLMKNGPCAYTIWEKGIALCGIEKAYNDKKIKWQKPVSCHLYPIRITKVGEFDALNYERWNICKPACKNGKELGVPVFRFVKSALIRKYGKEYYEALEATFEYREKQAE; translated from the coding sequence ATGATAATCATCCAACAAACATTAGTAAGTGAAGACATTTTGGACAAAGAGTTTGTATGCAATCTAAGTGCTTGTCATGGAGCGTGTTGTGTAGAAGGTGATGAAGGAGCATTTGTAGATAAGAATGAGAGGAAAATGTTGGAAAAGGTTTATCCTGCTGTAAAAGAGTATCTTACCAAGGATGGTATCAAAGCAATTGAACAACAGGGATATTATATCACCAACGACGAAGGTGTTTTGAAAACGCCCCTCATGAAAAATGGTCCTTGTGCCTATACTATTTGGGAAAAGGGAATTGCGCTTTGTGGAATTGAAAAAGCATATAACGACAAAAAAATAAAATGGCAAAAACCGGTGAGTTGTCATTTATATCCTATACGTATTACCAAAGTTGGAGAGTTTGATGCTTTAAATTATGAGCGCTGGAATATTTGTAAGCCGGCATGTAAAAATGGAAAAGAATTAGGTGTGCCGGTATTTCGTTTTGTAAAATCCGCCCTCATAAGAAAATATGGCAAGGAATATTATGAAGCACTTGAAGCAACTTTTGAATACAGAGAGAAACAAGCAGAATAA
- a CDS encoding SAM-dependent methyltransferase yields MNGKLYLIPTILSEEALHVIPTYVHEITKTIKIFFAENEKTTRRYLRKTGYTASFDEIPVYPLNVNTEYSEISGYINYLKTGNDCALMSESGVPAVADPGSSLVKLCHQHGIQVVPLVGPSSILLALMASGLNGQKFLFNGYIAVKQPARNTQIKKMETEARSGVTQIFIETPYRNNGLLQDVFNCCNDATQLCIASDLTGVNEKINTRSIGEWKKNPPVMEKVPAIFLLGT; encoded by the coding sequence ATGAACGGAAAATTATATTTGATACCTACCATTTTAAGTGAAGAAGCATTACATGTTATTCCTACTTATGTACATGAAATTACTAAAACAATAAAAATATTTTTTGCGGAAAATGAAAAGACCACAAGAAGATATTTGCGTAAAACAGGATATACTGCATCCTTTGATGAGATACCCGTTTATCCATTAAATGTAAATACCGAATACAGTGAAATTTCCGGATATATCAATTATTTAAAAACGGGAAATGATTGTGCATTAATGAGCGAATCAGGTGTTCCCGCCGTTGCAGATCCGGGAAGTAGTTTGGTAAAATTATGTCATCAACATGGAATACAGGTTGTTCCGTTAGTTGGTCCGTCTTCCATATTATTAGCATTAATGGCCAGTGGATTAAATGGACAAAAATTTTTATTCAATGGATATATCGCAGTAAAACAACCTGCGCGGAATACACAAATTAAAAAAATGGAAACCGAAGCAAGAAGCGGAGTCACACAAATTTTTATAGAAACGCCATATAGAAATAACGGATTATTACAGGATGTTTTTAATTGTTGTAATGATGCAACCCAATTGTGCATTGCAAGTGATCTTACAGGAGTTAATGAAAAAATAAATACAAGGTCAATAGGCGAATGGAAAAAGAATCCACCGGTTATGGAGAAGGTTCCTGCTATTTTTTTGCTTGGCACCTGA
- a CDS encoding carboxylesterase family protein, which produces MKHFFGLIIFLFFIRIVSSQNYCDIERFDQLIFDSLDVEIITNIEYGHAINNLGNDQNLHLDIYRPKPSLDTMIKKPLVMFVHGGGLVGGDKDSEGAVDLGYLYARAGFVYASIDYRIGWNNGEEEDGCGGDTIDLFRATYRAVQDVRAAFRFLKANADAYGIDTNYIILEGNSAGSRLVMFATYAEQEDYRPEFLEEMGGIDTAVNDIINSNFNPVAIITEAGGIETPELLLRREIPFMFFHGTCDSIVPYFSGPTFFCYEPFVYPYLHGSWELTEMYQAEGRIYQFYTGEGAGHDVAPPDTIYNYAKDFLKEIFCGNPTTKEIYRVIGKFKCAVDNNGELFVESLYPNPVSDYIYMTVTSSRNRGVDLSIYNSVGQTVFDATLDFYPPIREYSLDVSYLSHGIYYLRISQRQEVYVVKFVK; this is translated from the coding sequence ATGAAGCATTTTTTTGGGTTAATTATTTTTTTATTTTTTATAAGAATTGTCTCCTCGCAAAATTATTGCGACATCGAAAGATTCGATCAATTGATATTTGATTCTCTCGACGTAGAAATAATTACAAATATTGAATATGGTCATGCTATTAATAATTTAGGCAACGATCAAAATCTGCACCTGGATATTTATCGCCCCAAACCGTCTTTAGATACCATGATAAAAAAACCACTGGTCATGTTTGTTCATGGTGGTGGTTTGGTTGGTGGAGATAAGGATAGCGAGGGTGCAGTTGATCTTGGATATTTATATGCGAGAGCGGGATTTGTTTATGCAAGTATTGATTACAGAATCGGCTGGAATAATGGAGAGGAAGAAGATGGCTGTGGTGGAGATACAATAGATCTTTTCAGGGCAACCTATAGAGCAGTGCAGGATGTGCGTGCTGCTTTTCGTTTTTTAAAAGCAAATGCTGATGCCTATGGAATTGATACGAATTATATAATATTAGAAGGCAATAGTGCAGGATCGCGTTTGGTGATGTTTGCCACCTATGCAGAACAGGAAGATTACAGACCCGAATTTTTGGAGGAAATGGGCGGTATAGATACAGCAGTAAATGATATTATAAATTCTAATTTTAATCCTGTTGCAATTATAACGGAAGCCGGCGGAATAGAAACTCCGGAATTATTATTGCGCAGGGAAATTCCATTTATGTTTTTTCACGGCACTTGCGATTCTATAGTTCCTTATTTTTCGGGACCAACATTTTTTTGTTATGAACCCTTTGTATATCCCTATTTACATGGCAGTTGGGAATTAACAGAAATGTATCAGGCGGAGGGGCGCATCTATCAATTTTATACAGGAGAAGGAGCAGGACACGATGTTGCGCCACCAGACACCATTTATAATTATGCAAAAGATTTTTTGAAAGAAATTTTTTGTGGCAATCCTACTACAAAAGAAATTTACCGTGTTATTGGAAAATTTAAATGTGCAGTTGATAATAACGGAGAATTATTTGTGGAAAGTTTATATCCCAATCCCGTTTCCGATTATATTTATATGACCGTTACCAGTTCACGCAACAGAGGAGTTGACCTTTCTATTTATAATTCGGTAGGACAAACTGTTTTTGATGCAACGCTCGATTTTTATCCACCCATAAGAGAATATTCTCTCGATGTTTCTTATCTCAGTCATGGCATTTATTATTTGCGAATCAGTCAACGACAGGAAGTGTATGTTGTGAAGTTTGTGAAGTAA
- a CDS encoding DinB family protein: protein MTQSEWTKRTFNFDFPEELFPVIISRLKGAYPRIVDLTQNCSDQILSHQINNKWSIKQQIGHLTDLEELHTARINDFKNNAKILSAWDGTNKKTFEADHNNKSIKILLEEFKSVRDHFIQELLTFSASELIKTSLHPRLQKQMRIVDMAFFVAEHDDHHIAKMWEIIVWNKNQI from the coding sequence ATGACACAAAGTGAATGGACAAAGAGGACATTTAACTTCGATTTTCCAGAAGAATTGTTTCCTGTTATTATTTCAAGATTAAAAGGTGCATATCCAAGAATTGTTGATCTTACCCAAAACTGCAGCGACCAAATTTTATCCCATCAAATAAATAACAAGTGGAGTATCAAACAACAAATAGGTCATCTTACTGATCTTGAAGAATTACATACGGCTCGCATAAATGATTTTAAAAATAATGCTAAGATCTTAAGTGCCTGGGATGGAACCAATAAAAAAACATTTGAAGCTGATCACAATAATAAAAGTATTAAAATATTATTGGAGGAATTTAAATCTGTTCGTGATCATTTTATTCAGGAACTTTTAACTTTTTCAGCTTCCGAATTAATTAAAACTTCTCTTCATCCCCGTTTACAAAAACAAATGCGTATTGTTGATATGGCTTTTTTTGTTGCAGAACACGATGATCATCACATCGCAAAAATGTGGGAGATAATTGTTTGGAATAAAAATCAGATTTAA